A stretch of the Harpia harpyja isolate bHarHar1 chromosome 5, bHarHar1 primary haplotype, whole genome shotgun sequence genome encodes the following:
- the EEF1D gene encoding elongation factor 1-delta isoform X2, with the protein MRTRKPPCPVEKVWVDKHKYDEAERLHYEREAMLAAAAPEECQEVEAVNGVCNDDSVESEFKGDLKRARNGKKQRKRKRSPKPKNVTSKLDSILTGLLADHVWFDKPLYDHAENVYRKKIVDCQSQEAPEAAVTAEQSPLVARSKAVQDVPKPRMLSAALPCFHGSLSACHHVVQDVWVNKFDFDKAEEVFVEKSQFFVPPNVLTIPSAWSNAGNIGLRTPDEGYATALPTPATPSLAPETVADSAASFVTSLPDSVHQTVNGKPQISSLQALMSEVWLEKPLYDDAEKSFYENMFDGHPSGKVRQQQRGCPEALNHHHEDRKNHSVGKQTGVKQVEIATDSLLPRDAEQPPPTRFFLHEDSETVWLNKPTYDSAESRYYAAETLKMSRTGESTGMQEPAVVKPSQPAAYASSVPAPETKKMAVDYFLHEKIWFEKYKYDDAERRYYEQMNGPVSSSSHQQCAPTEDCITVLENGASTILRDIARARENIQKSLAGKTVRSKEAPSARHKRQSGRSTSASTTSSGPAGDQNELLSRISHLEVENQNLRSVVADLQMAIFKLESRLNALEKSSTSHQPSPVPPTQKVEPFSVPSKKVELPSASPAKKAEPAAAEEDDDDDIDLFGSDDEEEDQEAAKVREERLRQYAEKKAKKPGLIAKSSILLDVKPWDDETDMAKMEECVRSIHMDGLVWGASKLVPVGYGIKKLQIQCVVEDDKVGTDILEEEITKFEDYVQSVDIAAFNKI; encoded by the exons ATGAGGACAAGGAAGCCTCCCTGCCCAGTAGAAAAAGTGTGGGTAGACAAGCACAAATATGATGAAGCAGAGAGACTGCATTATGAAAGAGAAGCGATGCTAGCTGCTGCGGCCCCGGAGGAGTGCCAGGAGGTAGAGGCTGTAAATGGAGTCTGCAATGATGACTCTGTTGAAAGTGAGTTCAAGGGAGACCTGAAGAGAGCaaggaatggaaagaaacaaaggaaacgGAAGCGTTCTCCAAAACCCAAAAATGTGACCTCCAAGTTAGACTCTATTCTGACTGGTTTGTTAGCTGACCATGTGTGGTTTGACAAGCCTTTGTATGATCATGCCGAGAAcgtgtacagaaaaaaaatagtggatTGTCAGAGCCAGGAGGCACCTGAGGCTGCAGTAACTGCTGAGCAGTCCCCTTTAGTGGCCAGGTCAAAAGCTGTCCAAGATGTTCCGAAGCCAAGGATGCTTtcagcagccctgccctgcttccATGGTAGTCTGTCTGCGTGTCACCATGTTGTTCAGGATGTCTGGGTCAACAAGTTTGACTTTGATAAGGCTGAGGAGGTGTTTGTTGAAAAATCTCAATTCTTTGTTCCTCCAAATGTCCTAACCATCCCATCTGCGTGGTCAAACGCTGGCAACATTGGGCTGAGAACGCCGGATGAGGGCTATGCTACAGCCCTGCCTACTCCTGCTACACCAAGCTTAGCTCCAGAGACCGTTGCTGATTCTGCTGCTTCCTTCGTTACCAGTTTGCCTGACTCTGTACACCAGACGGTAAATGGTAAGCCGCAGATTTCAAGCTTGCAGGCCCTCATGTCAGAGGTGTGGTTAGAGAAACCCCTCTATGATGATGCTGAGAAGAGCTTCTACGAGAACATGTTTGATGGTCATCCATCAGGCAAAGTCAGGCAGCAGCAACGTGGCTGCCCCGAAGCATTGAACCACCACCACGAGGACAGGAAGAACCACAGTGTTGGAAAGCAAACGGGCGTCAAACAAGTGGAGATCGCCACCGACTCTCTGCTTCCCCGTGATGCTGAGCAACCTCCACCTACCCGCTTTTTTCTGCATGAGGACAGCGAAACTGTGTGGCTTAATAAGCCGACATATGACAGTGCTGAGTCACGATACTATGCAGCCGAGACTCTGAAAATGTCGAGAACGGGAGAGAGTACGGGGATGCAGGAACCCGCAGTAGTAAAACCCTCCCAACCAGCTGCTTACGCTTCAAGCGTACCTGCGCCAGAAACGAA aaaaatggCAGTCGACTACTTTTTGCATGAGAAGATCTGGTTTGAGAAATACAAGTATGACGATGCTGAGAGAAGATACTATGAGCAGATGAACGGGCCAGTTAGCAGCTCTTCACACCAGCAG TGTGCTCCTACAGAAGACTGCATCACAGTACTG GAGAACGGAGCCAGCACGATCCTACGCGACATTGCCAGAGCCAGGGAGAATATCCAGAAATCGCTGGCCGGA AAGACAGTTCGTAGTAAAGAAGCTCCTTCTGCCCGTCACAAGAGGCAGTCAGGCCGCTCAACT AGTGCAAGCACAACCTCTTCTGGGCCTGCTGGTGACCAAAATGAACTCCTTTCCAGAATTTCTCACCTGGAGGTAGAAAATCAAAACCTTCGCAGTG TTGTTGCAGACCTTCAGATGGCCATCTTCAAGTTGGAAAGCCGCCTGAATGCTCTGGAAAAGTCATCTACCTCCCACCAGCCCTCGCCAGTTCCTCCAACCCAG AAAGTGGAACCATTCAGTGTTCCCTCCAAGAAAGTGGAGCTCCCATCTGCTTCACCGGCAAAGAAAGCCGagccagctgctgcagaagaagatgatgatgatgacattGACCTTTTTGGTAgtgatgatgaagaggaagacCAAGAGGCTGCCAAAGTCCGGGAGGAGAGACTGCGTCAGTACGCGGAGAAGAAGGCCAAGAAACCCGGTCTTATTGCCAAGTCTTCTATCCTTCTGGATGTGAAGCCA TGGGATGATGAGACTGACATGGCAAAGATGGAGGAGTGCGTTCGGTCCATCCACATGGATGGGTTGGTGTGGGGAGCCTCCAAGCTGGTCCCAGTAGGCTATGGCATTAAGAAGCTCCAAATCCAGTGTGTAGTGGAAGATGACAAAGTTGGGACAGACATCCTGGAGGAGGAGATCACCAAGTTTGAAGACTAT GTGCAGAGCGTTGATATTGCTGCTTTCAACAAGATCTAG
- the EEF1D gene encoding elongation factor 1-delta isoform X8 — MAVDYFLHEKIWFEKYKYDDAERRYYEQMNGPVSSSSHQQENGASTILRDIARARENIQKSLAGSASTTSSGPAGDQNELLSRISHLEVENQNLRSVVADLQMAIFKLESRLNALEKSSTSHQPSPVPPTQKVEPFSVPSKKVELPSASPAKKAEPAAAEEDDDDDIDLFGSDDEEEDQEAAKVREERLRQYAEKKAKKPGLIAKSSILLDVKPWDDETDMAKMEECVRSIHMDGLVWGASKLVPVGYGIKKLQIQCVVEDDKVGTDILEEEITKFEDYVQSVDIAAFNKI; from the exons atggCAGTCGACTACTTTTTGCATGAGAAGATCTGGTTTGAGAAATACAAGTATGACGATGCTGAGAGAAGATACTATGAGCAGATGAACGGGCCAGTTAGCAGCTCTTCACACCAGCAG GAGAACGGAGCCAGCACGATCCTACGCGACATTGCCAGAGCCAGGGAGAATATCCAGAAATCGCTGGCCGGA AGTGCAAGCACAACCTCTTCTGGGCCTGCTGGTGACCAAAATGAACTCCTTTCCAGAATTTCTCACCTGGAGGTAGAAAATCAAAACCTTCGCAGTG TTGTTGCAGACCTTCAGATGGCCATCTTCAAGTTGGAAAGCCGCCTGAATGCTCTGGAAAAGTCATCTACCTCCCACCAGCCCTCGCCAGTTCCTCCAACCCAG AAAGTGGAACCATTCAGTGTTCCCTCCAAGAAAGTGGAGCTCCCATCTGCTTCACCGGCAAAGAAAGCCGagccagctgctgcagaagaagatgatgatgatgacattGACCTTTTTGGTAgtgatgatgaagaggaagacCAAGAGGCTGCCAAAGTCCGGGAGGAGAGACTGCGTCAGTACGCGGAGAAGAAGGCCAAGAAACCCGGTCTTATTGCCAAGTCTTCTATCCTTCTGGATGTGAAGCCA TGGGATGATGAGACTGACATGGCAAAGATGGAGGAGTGCGTTCGGTCCATCCACATGGATGGGTTGGTGTGGGGAGCCTCCAAGCTGGTCCCAGTAGGCTATGGCATTAAGAAGCTCCAAATCCAGTGTGTAGTGGAAGATGACAAAGTTGGGACAGACATCCTGGAGGAGGAGATCACCAAGTTTGAAGACTAT GTGCAGAGCGTTGATATTGCTGCTTTCAACAAGATCTAG
- the EEF1D gene encoding elongation factor 1-delta isoform X1 produces the protein MRTRKPPCPVEKVWVDKHKYDEAERLHYEREAMLAAAAPEECQEVEAVNGVCNDDSVESEFKGDLKRARNGKKQRKRKRSPKPKNVTSKLDSILTGLLADHVWFDKPLYDHAENVYRKKIVDCQSQEAPEAAVTAEQSPLVARSKAVQDVPKPRMLSAALPCFHGSLSACHHVVQDVWVNKFDFDKAEEVFVEKSQFFVPPNVLTIPSAWSNAGNIGLRTPDEGYATALPTPATPSLAPETVADSAASFVTSLPDSVHQTVNGKPQISSLQALMSEVWLEKPLYDDAEKSFYENMFDGHPSGKVRQQQRGCPEALNHHHEDRKNHSVGKQTGVKQVEIATDSLLPRDAEQPPPTRFFLHEDSETVWLNKPTYDSAESRYYAAETLKMSRTGESTGMQEPAVVKPSQPAAYASSVPAPETKKMAVDYFLHEKIWFEKYKYDDAERRYYEQMNGPVSSSSHQQCAPTEDCITVLENGASTILRDIARARENIQKSLAGQKTVRSKEAPSARHKRQSGRSTSASTTSSGPAGDQNELLSRISHLEVENQNLRSVVADLQMAIFKLESRLNALEKSSTSHQPSPVPPTQKVEPFSVPSKKVELPSASPAKKAEPAAAEEDDDDDIDLFGSDDEEEDQEAAKVREERLRQYAEKKAKKPGLIAKSSILLDVKPWDDETDMAKMEECVRSIHMDGLVWGASKLVPVGYGIKKLQIQCVVEDDKVGTDILEEEITKFEDYVQSVDIAAFNKI, from the exons ATGAGGACAAGGAAGCCTCCCTGCCCAGTAGAAAAAGTGTGGGTAGACAAGCACAAATATGATGAAGCAGAGAGACTGCATTATGAAAGAGAAGCGATGCTAGCTGCTGCGGCCCCGGAGGAGTGCCAGGAGGTAGAGGCTGTAAATGGAGTCTGCAATGATGACTCTGTTGAAAGTGAGTTCAAGGGAGACCTGAAGAGAGCaaggaatggaaagaaacaaaggaaacgGAAGCGTTCTCCAAAACCCAAAAATGTGACCTCCAAGTTAGACTCTATTCTGACTGGTTTGTTAGCTGACCATGTGTGGTTTGACAAGCCTTTGTATGATCATGCCGAGAAcgtgtacagaaaaaaaatagtggatTGTCAGAGCCAGGAGGCACCTGAGGCTGCAGTAACTGCTGAGCAGTCCCCTTTAGTGGCCAGGTCAAAAGCTGTCCAAGATGTTCCGAAGCCAAGGATGCTTtcagcagccctgccctgcttccATGGTAGTCTGTCTGCGTGTCACCATGTTGTTCAGGATGTCTGGGTCAACAAGTTTGACTTTGATAAGGCTGAGGAGGTGTTTGTTGAAAAATCTCAATTCTTTGTTCCTCCAAATGTCCTAACCATCCCATCTGCGTGGTCAAACGCTGGCAACATTGGGCTGAGAACGCCGGATGAGGGCTATGCTACAGCCCTGCCTACTCCTGCTACACCAAGCTTAGCTCCAGAGACCGTTGCTGATTCTGCTGCTTCCTTCGTTACCAGTTTGCCTGACTCTGTACACCAGACGGTAAATGGTAAGCCGCAGATTTCAAGCTTGCAGGCCCTCATGTCAGAGGTGTGGTTAGAGAAACCCCTCTATGATGATGCTGAGAAGAGCTTCTACGAGAACATGTTTGATGGTCATCCATCAGGCAAAGTCAGGCAGCAGCAACGTGGCTGCCCCGAAGCATTGAACCACCACCACGAGGACAGGAAGAACCACAGTGTTGGAAAGCAAACGGGCGTCAAACAAGTGGAGATCGCCACCGACTCTCTGCTTCCCCGTGATGCTGAGCAACCTCCACCTACCCGCTTTTTTCTGCATGAGGACAGCGAAACTGTGTGGCTTAATAAGCCGACATATGACAGTGCTGAGTCACGATACTATGCAGCCGAGACTCTGAAAATGTCGAGAACGGGAGAGAGTACGGGGATGCAGGAACCCGCAGTAGTAAAACCCTCCCAACCAGCTGCTTACGCTTCAAGCGTACCTGCGCCAGAAACGAA aaaaatggCAGTCGACTACTTTTTGCATGAGAAGATCTGGTTTGAGAAATACAAGTATGACGATGCTGAGAGAAGATACTATGAGCAGATGAACGGGCCAGTTAGCAGCTCTTCACACCAGCAG TGTGCTCCTACAGAAGACTGCATCACAGTACTG GAGAACGGAGCCAGCACGATCCTACGCGACATTGCCAGAGCCAGGGAGAATATCCAGAAATCGCTGGCCGGA CAGAAGACAGTTCGTAGTAAAGAAGCTCCTTCTGCCCGTCACAAGAGGCAGTCAGGCCGCTCAACT AGTGCAAGCACAACCTCTTCTGGGCCTGCTGGTGACCAAAATGAACTCCTTTCCAGAATTTCTCACCTGGAGGTAGAAAATCAAAACCTTCGCAGTG TTGTTGCAGACCTTCAGATGGCCATCTTCAAGTTGGAAAGCCGCCTGAATGCTCTGGAAAAGTCATCTACCTCCCACCAGCCCTCGCCAGTTCCTCCAACCCAG AAAGTGGAACCATTCAGTGTTCCCTCCAAGAAAGTGGAGCTCCCATCTGCTTCACCGGCAAAGAAAGCCGagccagctgctgcagaagaagatgatgatgatgacattGACCTTTTTGGTAgtgatgatgaagaggaagacCAAGAGGCTGCCAAAGTCCGGGAGGAGAGACTGCGTCAGTACGCGGAGAAGAAGGCCAAGAAACCCGGTCTTATTGCCAAGTCTTCTATCCTTCTGGATGTGAAGCCA TGGGATGATGAGACTGACATGGCAAAGATGGAGGAGTGCGTTCGGTCCATCCACATGGATGGGTTGGTGTGGGGAGCCTCCAAGCTGGTCCCAGTAGGCTATGGCATTAAGAAGCTCCAAATCCAGTGTGTAGTGGAAGATGACAAAGTTGGGACAGACATCCTGGAGGAGGAGATCACCAAGTTTGAAGACTAT GTGCAGAGCGTTGATATTGCTGCTTTCAACAAGATCTAG
- the EEF1D gene encoding elongation factor 1-delta isoform X7, which translates to MRTRKPPCPVEKVWVDKHKYDEAERLHYEREAMLAAAAPEECQEVEAVNGVCNDDSVESEFKGDLKRARNGKKQRKRKRSPKPKNVTSKLDSILTGLLADHVWFDKPLYDHAENVYRKKIVDCQSQEAPEAAVTAEQSPLVARSKAVQDVPKPRMLSAALPCFHGSLSACHHVVQDVWVNKFDFDKAEEVFVEKSQFFVPPNVLTIPSAWSNAGNIGLRTPDEGYATALPTPATPSLAPETVADSAASFVTSLPDSVHQTVNGKPQISSLQALMSEVWLEKPLYDDAEKSFYENMFDGHPSGKVRQQQRGCPEALNHHHEDRKNHSVGKQTGVKQVEIATDSLLPRDAEQPPPTRFFLHEDSETVWLNKPTYDSAESRYYAAETLKMSRTGESTGMQEPAVVKPSQPAAYASSVPAPETKKMAVDYFLHEKIWFEKYKYDDAERRYYEQMNGPVSSSSHQQSASTTSSGPAGDQNELLSRISHLEVENQNLRSVVADLQMAIFKLESRLNALEKSSTSHQPSPVPPTQKVEPFSVPSKKVELPSASPAKKAEPAAAEEDDDDDIDLFGSDDEEEDQEAAKVREERLRQYAEKKAKKPGLIAKSSILLDVKPWDDETDMAKMEECVRSIHMDGLVWGASKLVPVGYGIKKLQIQCVVEDDKVGTDILEEEITKFEDYVQSVDIAAFNKI; encoded by the exons ATGAGGACAAGGAAGCCTCCCTGCCCAGTAGAAAAAGTGTGGGTAGACAAGCACAAATATGATGAAGCAGAGAGACTGCATTATGAAAGAGAAGCGATGCTAGCTGCTGCGGCCCCGGAGGAGTGCCAGGAGGTAGAGGCTGTAAATGGAGTCTGCAATGATGACTCTGTTGAAAGTGAGTTCAAGGGAGACCTGAAGAGAGCaaggaatggaaagaaacaaaggaaacgGAAGCGTTCTCCAAAACCCAAAAATGTGACCTCCAAGTTAGACTCTATTCTGACTGGTTTGTTAGCTGACCATGTGTGGTTTGACAAGCCTTTGTATGATCATGCCGAGAAcgtgtacagaaaaaaaatagtggatTGTCAGAGCCAGGAGGCACCTGAGGCTGCAGTAACTGCTGAGCAGTCCCCTTTAGTGGCCAGGTCAAAAGCTGTCCAAGATGTTCCGAAGCCAAGGATGCTTtcagcagccctgccctgcttccATGGTAGTCTGTCTGCGTGTCACCATGTTGTTCAGGATGTCTGGGTCAACAAGTTTGACTTTGATAAGGCTGAGGAGGTGTTTGTTGAAAAATCTCAATTCTTTGTTCCTCCAAATGTCCTAACCATCCCATCTGCGTGGTCAAACGCTGGCAACATTGGGCTGAGAACGCCGGATGAGGGCTATGCTACAGCCCTGCCTACTCCTGCTACACCAAGCTTAGCTCCAGAGACCGTTGCTGATTCTGCTGCTTCCTTCGTTACCAGTTTGCCTGACTCTGTACACCAGACGGTAAATGGTAAGCCGCAGATTTCAAGCTTGCAGGCCCTCATGTCAGAGGTGTGGTTAGAGAAACCCCTCTATGATGATGCTGAGAAGAGCTTCTACGAGAACATGTTTGATGGTCATCCATCAGGCAAAGTCAGGCAGCAGCAACGTGGCTGCCCCGAAGCATTGAACCACCACCACGAGGACAGGAAGAACCACAGTGTTGGAAAGCAAACGGGCGTCAAACAAGTGGAGATCGCCACCGACTCTCTGCTTCCCCGTGATGCTGAGCAACCTCCACCTACCCGCTTTTTTCTGCATGAGGACAGCGAAACTGTGTGGCTTAATAAGCCGACATATGACAGTGCTGAGTCACGATACTATGCAGCCGAGACTCTGAAAATGTCGAGAACGGGAGAGAGTACGGGGATGCAGGAACCCGCAGTAGTAAAACCCTCCCAACCAGCTGCTTACGCTTCAAGCGTACCTGCGCCAGAAACGAA aaaaatggCAGTCGACTACTTTTTGCATGAGAAGATCTGGTTTGAGAAATACAAGTATGACGATGCTGAGAGAAGATACTATGAGCAGATGAACGGGCCAGTTAGCAGCTCTTCACACCAGCAG AGTGCAAGCACAACCTCTTCTGGGCCTGCTGGTGACCAAAATGAACTCCTTTCCAGAATTTCTCACCTGGAGGTAGAAAATCAAAACCTTCGCAGTG TTGTTGCAGACCTTCAGATGGCCATCTTCAAGTTGGAAAGCCGCCTGAATGCTCTGGAAAAGTCATCTACCTCCCACCAGCCCTCGCCAGTTCCTCCAACCCAG AAAGTGGAACCATTCAGTGTTCCCTCCAAGAAAGTGGAGCTCCCATCTGCTTCACCGGCAAAGAAAGCCGagccagctgctgcagaagaagatgatgatgatgacattGACCTTTTTGGTAgtgatgatgaagaggaagacCAAGAGGCTGCCAAAGTCCGGGAGGAGAGACTGCGTCAGTACGCGGAGAAGAAGGCCAAGAAACCCGGTCTTATTGCCAAGTCTTCTATCCTTCTGGATGTGAAGCCA TGGGATGATGAGACTGACATGGCAAAGATGGAGGAGTGCGTTCGGTCCATCCACATGGATGGGTTGGTGTGGGGAGCCTCCAAGCTGGTCCCAGTAGGCTATGGCATTAAGAAGCTCCAAATCCAGTGTGTAGTGGAAGATGACAAAGTTGGGACAGACATCCTGGAGGAGGAGATCACCAAGTTTGAAGACTAT GTGCAGAGCGTTGATATTGCTGCTTTCAACAAGATCTAG